A stretch of the Bacillus sp. B-jedd genome encodes the following:
- a CDS encoding ABC transporter permease: MDLIIDGFQKAIEMILSGDREILGITLLTLRVCFLSILVSTLIGIPFGMLVGLTRFPGRSLLMVFINIGMGLPPVVAGLTITLMLWRSGPLGDLSLLYTPTAIVLAQILVSLPIVTGLTASAFQGLDPKLFLQIKALGATKLQSLFLLLKEAKIAILAAVMAGFGRVIAEVGAAMMVGGNIKGDTRILTTTIVMEVSKGNFDVAIALSFILMTLAFMITFFLTTLQQRKRPL; encoded by the coding sequence ATGGATTTGATCATAGATGGATTTCAAAAAGCGATAGAAATGATCCTGTCCGGCGACAGGGAAATTCTCGGAATTACCTTGCTGACATTACGGGTGTGCTTCCTTTCCATTCTCGTCAGTACACTGATTGGCATTCCGTTCGGGATGCTCGTTGGCCTCACCCGCTTTCCGGGCAGGAGTCTTTTAATGGTGTTCATCAACATCGGCATGGGCCTCCCCCCTGTTGTCGCAGGCTTGACGATTACGCTCATGCTCTGGCGCTCGGGACCGCTCGGCGACCTGTCGCTTCTCTATACGCCGACCGCGATTGTCCTGGCACAGATCCTTGTGTCTCTTCCCATTGTCACCGGCCTGACAGCATCTGCATTCCAAGGCCTCGATCCGAAGCTATTTTTGCAAATTAAAGCACTCGGCGCAACAAAGCTGCAATCTCTCTTTCTCTTGCTGAAAGAGGCGAAAATTGCGATACTGGCGGCGGTCATGGCAGGCTTCGGGCGTGTAATCGCTGAAGTCGGCGCCGCGATGATGGTCGGCGGCAACATCAAAGGCGACACACGCATTTTAACGACAACCATTGTCATGGAAGTTTCGAAAGGCAACTTCGACGTCGCCATTGCCCTGTCCTTCATCCTGATGACCCTGGCGTTCATGATCACCTTTTTCCTGACCACCCTTCAGCAAAGGAAGCGACCGCTATGA
- a CDS encoding ABC transporter ATP-binding protein — protein MKPYLHFRDIKQYFGKRKVLDIPEFSISGGEFLGVMGPNGAGKSTFLKIASFLETPSEGTISYQGVEVPTGGAPLELRRKFSIALQQPLLLDTTVMQNIAVGLKLRKVPRAEIWQRVEMWMDRFQISHLARKNARFLSGGEAQRVSLARAMIIEPEILFLDEPFSALDFPTKIKLMEDFKGIFADAGTTAMFVSHDLAEVKFLTSRLAIMVGGEIKQAGPTREVLADPNDEAAGFLEVWKRYSV, from the coding sequence ATGAAACCGTATCTGCACTTTCGCGATATTAAACAATATTTTGGCAAAAGAAAAGTGTTGGATATCCCCGAGTTTTCCATCTCCGGGGGTGAGTTTCTCGGTGTGATGGGCCCAAACGGCGCTGGAAAGAGCACTTTTCTCAAAATCGCGTCCTTTTTGGAAACCCCATCGGAAGGCACCATATCCTATCAAGGTGTGGAGGTTCCGACTGGAGGCGCGCCGCTTGAACTGAGAAGAAAATTCTCCATTGCCCTCCAGCAGCCACTCCTGCTCGACACCACCGTCATGCAAAACATCGCGGTCGGACTGAAGCTGAGGAAAGTTCCGCGCGCGGAAATCTGGCAGCGAGTCGAGATGTGGATGGACCGATTCCAAATCAGCCACCTTGCCCGGAAAAACGCCCGCTTCCTGTCTGGAGGCGAAGCCCAGCGTGTCTCTCTTGCACGGGCGATGATCATCGAACCGGAAATACTCTTTTTGGACGAGCCGTTCTCCGCGCTCGACTTCCCGACAAAAATCAAGTTGATGGAGGATTTCAAGGGAATTTTTGCAGATGCGGGCACGACCGCCATGTTTGTCAGCCACGACCTGGCCGAAGTCAAATTCCTTACCTCGCGCCTCGCCATCATGGTCGGCGGCGAAATCAAACAAGCCGGCCCCACACGCGAAGTGCTGGCCGACCCAAACGACGAAGCCGCCGGGTTTCTGGAGGTATGGAAGAGGTATAGCGTTTAA